The following proteins come from a genomic window of Trichoplusia ni isolate ovarian cell line Hi5 chromosome 28, tn1, whole genome shotgun sequence:
- the LOC113506074 gene encoding putative nuclease HARBI1, producing MICDSECRIISVNAKYGGATHDAFIWENSQANINKNNEQVWFLGDSGYPQRPWMMTPIPDAAEGAPEAKYNTIHGKARVVIENTFGRLKNRWRCLCKDRTLHYTPERCATIIMACSVLHNLAIDFMLPDPEEDVINSLELGISAVSSEEPLRDHGSRDDLIRGRTLRQILVDRINRLHIVNN from the exons ATG ataTGTGACAGTGAATGCCGAATTATTAGTGTTAATGCAAAATATGGAGGTGCTACCCACGACGcatttatttgggaaaatagTCAAgccaacataaataaaaataatgaacaagtttGGTTTTTAG gtGATTCTGGATATCCACAGAGGCCTTGGATGATGACACCAATCCCAGATGCTGCTGAAGGTGCGCCAGAGGCAAAATATAATACCATCCATGGGAAAGCCAGagttgtaatagaaaatacatttggtaGACTTAAAAATAGGTGGAGATGCCTTTGTAAGGACCGGACATTACACTACACCCCCGAAAGATGTGCAACTATAATTATGGCATGTAGCGTTCTACACAACTTAGCGATAGATTTTATGTTGCCCGATCCTGAAGAAGATGTCATAAATTCTTTAGAATTAGGAATATCAGCAGTTTCTTCAGAAGAACCTCTTCGCGACCATGGTTCTAGAGATGATTTGATTCGCGGTAGAACACTAAGACAAATATTAGTGGATAGAATCAATAGACTacacattgttaataattaa